GAGGGCTGGACGAAGAACCTGGCGCTGCTGTTTCCCGAGGCCGAAGAACTGGCCGCGCGCCGCGGACTGGAGTTTGCCGCCATCGTGGGCGGCGCGGCCGTCGGCGCATGGGCGGCCGCCAGCGGACGCCGCGGCCTGGCCATCGCCTCAGGCGCGCTTGCGGCCGCAGCTTACGGCAACTTTCGCCGGCGCATCCACCGTGCCCATGCCGGCGGCCGCGCCGAAACGCTGGCGCTGCTGGGGCTGCCGCTGTTTGCGTATCTCCTGCGGCGGTCGGCGCAACGCTACGCCGGCGAGGGCGAGGTTACCTGGAAGGGAAGAAGTTACTCCGCACAAACGGCGGAAAGACTCACCGCCGGTGAAGGCGGGTTCCGCGGACCAATTCACGAAGCCGCGGGCCCGCCGAACTCATCGGTCATGAGTGACTGAAATCCGCTCGAGTGTCTGGAACGTACTCAATATGGTGTATCTCACGCGCAAAGCCGAGTTCTCCGCGTCGCACTACTATCACAACCCGGAATTTTCGCCGGAAGAGAACCGCCGCGTCTTCGGTAAGTGCAATAACCCCAACGGACACGGCCACAACTACACGCTCGAGGTCACGGTCAAGGGCGAGGTGGACCGCCGCTCCGGGTTTGTCGTGGACCTGAAGGAGCTGAAGGAAATCCTGAACCGCGAAGTCATTGACGCGCTCGACCATCGCTTCCTGAACAAGGAAGTTGCCGAGTTCCAGCACGCGATCCCGACCACGGAGAACCTGGCGATCGCCATCTGGAAGCGGCTGGCGACGAAGTTACGCCGCGCGCAACTGCATCGGGTGCGCGTGTACGAGACGCCCGACCTGTTCGTGGACTTCTTTGGGGAAAGTTGAATCGGGGAGAAGCATGAAGGCGCACCTGACACGGCGTTATCTGTTTTCCGCGTCGCACCGGCTGCATAGCCCGGAGATGAGCGAGGCGGAAAACCGCGCGACCTACGGAAAATGCAATAACCCATTCGGGCACGGGCACAACTACAAGGTTGAGGTCACCGTGGCCGGGCAGGTCGATCCCAGGACCGGGATGGTCTGCGACCTCGCCGACCTTGACGCCGCCGTGCAGCGCGAAGTGCTGGACCGCTACGATCTGGAGAACCTGAACACGCTGCCCGAGTTCCAGCGGCAGGTGCCGACCACGGAAAACCTGTGCGTGGCGATTTACGATGCGCTGCGGAGCAACTTCAAGCCGGCGCAGGTACAGCGCGTGCGGATCGAAGAGACCATGTTGAACTCGTTTGAGTACGCCGGCGGCGCGGAATTGCCGCGGT
Above is a genomic segment from Terriglobales bacterium containing:
- a CDS encoding 6-carboxytetrahydropterin synthase — encoded protein: MVYLTRKAEFSASHYYHNPEFSPEENRRVFGKCNNPNGHGHNYTLEVTVKGEVDRRSGFVVDLKELKEILNREVIDALDHRFLNKEVAEFQHAIPTTENLAIAIWKRLATKLRRAQLHRVRVYETPDLFVDFFGES
- a CDS encoding 6-carboxytetrahydropterin synthase; its protein translation is MKAHLTRRYLFSASHRLHSPEMSEAENRATYGKCNNPFGHGHNYKVEVTVAGQVDPRTGMVCDLADLDAAVQREVLDRYDLENLNTLPEFQRQVPTTENLCVAIYDALRSNFKPAQVQRVRIEETMLNSFEYAGGAELPR